TAATTAAACTTATTACCCTCAAGATTTGAAGGTGGTTTGCTTCTTAAACTTATGATTATAGATGAAAGTTAGAGATCGAAAGTCGGTACCAACCTGCATATTTCCAATGAGAAAAGCAAATAGCACCAGGCCCATACCAGAAACAAGAATTGCAAAGCAATTTTCCCAAATGAAATCACTTGTAGCAATGTTTGTACCAAAGTTACTGCAATAAATTTAACAGATGGAATTATGGGAACAAGCAGAATATGTGAGATGCATAATCTTCTTCAAGTTTTCTGTTATTATCTGGAAATTAAAAAGGTAAAAAAAGAGAACCAATTGGCCTCACCTCAGATTTTTAAGTCCCCACCACACAAAGTAAAATAACTTATCACGGAATCTTGTACGTCCTGTGTAGCCGGCCGTAATCGTCTCCAGAAATGATCCATACGGGAATGAATCATCTCCCGTTGAATTATGGCAAATTGTATCAATAATTTCATGATAGCTTTGAGATAGAGGAGGGTCATCACATTGAAAACTGACTTGTCCTCCAAGGGTCATGTGCCAACATACTGCCTGGATTTGAACAGTACTAAAGTACCAAAAGGCTCCAACTACCTAAAATATTCAACAAAGAGTACGTTAGTTGTTGATGCAGTAGAAGAAGCCTAGCTAAATGAAAATACAAATGGATCCAATACAAATACAGAAGGATGAGATAATTTGTGTATATAATTTTAACTTACATGACTTGAGAGGATGTACATAAAAAAATAAAATGCAGCTTTGAACCACACGCTACTGTTCTTTCTAAGCACCTCAGATGAAGTAAAGATCCGATACATTCTTGGAGCATATTGCGCCAGAAGCAAGTAATTCAAAGTCATTTTGTTCTCTGAAAATCCGTAATTGGGAGCATAAAAGAGAGCTAATATTAGCACCTGCATAGGCAAAACAAACAGCAAGAGTTAGAAATCCTCCATTTATCATTGCACCAAGAAAAAGATTAATTACAGTTACATACGTGTGGAATCGGAAGAATAGCTAAAATGTCACTTAGGAATGAGCTCCATGATAACTTCTTAGCTATTGCCTTGGCTCGTCCAAACCAGTTGAAGAGTACTTTTGAGTTGTCTTTCTGTACCGTCCTGCGCTTGGACTCAGAGGCCACTGCTTTCGCAGCATCACAAAGGTTATATACGATATGAAAGAGGAATGTGAAATCTGTGAGTGATCGTGTAACGAGGACTACGGTCCTCAGCCTTTTGTCTGCTCCGAGGCACATATTATTGCGATCAATGAATGCAATGTAGAAAAACAAAGGATCTATTGAGACTGCAGTCATACATGCAATCACAGATATCTTATTCCAGAATGAAACTGAAAGCAACATTCTTTCACATTTCTTCTTTGTTGCATTTACTATTCCGGTTGACACGTTAGCATGTTCGACAGCATCATCGATATCTGGGCGAGAGCTGATAAAAGAAAAAAAAAAAAAATTAACTGTTTTAAGAAATGGAATCCAGAAGAAAAAAAAAATAAGAGCTAGCTGATATACTAACAAAAATAATGAACTTTCAAGTTAGATAGGTCTAGTTCCATACACAAACTTTCTTTGTTGAGAAGCAAGCAAGAATTGATGTTTTTAGAGTGCACACACAGAATTAGGAAATATGGGAAAAGAAGTGGAGATGCTCTAACTAGGTTGAATTGGCATTGGCTGCAGTAAATAGCGATGAATTGATGAATTAAAGGAAACGATAACGGATCCATATATAGAAGCTAATTAACCTCATTTCGATGTGGTTTGCGTCCTCCTTTGAGTGATTCATGATATGTATGCCTATATCCCAAAAACTGAGTAGCCAAACAAGATTCTCAGATCAGAGTTACCAGAAATTTTTGAACTATGATCGTGAAAACTGCAGAAGATCAATAAAGAGGCAGGTTAACGCTACGTATCATTAGTTAGTATAATTTGGGCTAACCTTTCAAACAAGTTCCAGAAAGAACTGTATACATGTAAAAATAAAAACAAAGAAGAAAAAATGTGCTGTGAAGTGCAATTTTCTTCGTTGAGAAT
The window above is part of the Fragaria vesca subsp. vesca linkage group LG2, FraVesHawaii_1.0, whole genome shotgun sequence genome. Proteins encoded here:
- the LOC101309615 gene encoding cyclic nucleotide-gated ion channel 1-like encodes the protein MSSRPDIDDAVEHANVSTGIVNATKKKCERMLLSVSFWNKISVIACMTAVSIDPLFFYIAFIDRNNMCLGADKRLRTVVLVTRSLTDFTFLFHIVYNLCDAAKAVASESKRRTVQKDNSKVLFNWFGRAKAIAKKLSWSSFLSDILAILPIPHVLILALFYAPNYGFSENKMTLNYLLLAQYAPRMYRIFTSSEVVGAFWYFSTVQIQAVCWHMTLGGQVSFQCDDPPLSQSYHEIIDTICHNSTGDDSFPYGSFLETITAGYTGRTRFRDKLFYFVWWGLKNLSNFGTNIATSDFIWENCFAILVSGMGLVLFAFLIGNMQLCMQSSEEKNVATDKVQMKEQELQEWMDKNGLPEKLGKDAEKLRIQIMKKITKNLKEDQNAELHNLFTLIPWNAVKDLKPSVCMSMLKKVPRLEIMDERGLRLICHYLKPVTYSSKTIAFRMGEPLDSMLFIMEGIMLIYPTSAATATTTTTTAHQVERANIPFRSTISGSLENGDAYGVEQLLSWASPPDMSDVSYADLPILTENVKCLSEVDGFVLTAKDLKSVFSLYKIQGNYNSSSHLVEVERSTSRGTSSNRRCRINPTPRPGTEGGDEETDIQ